One genomic region from Colletotrichum lupini chromosome 7, complete sequence encodes:
- a CDS encoding WSC domain-containing protein produces the protein MGYCPNSRTRQQYLRQGYRFPKAASTLVRKPKTFLNGPVSSSARYLHGPFSSDFIPNLILAGCLYFRSLEQHSALKSSPTILLALTRCTSNFTSPTMRSFHFLPLLPFALAAPPLVDPYLEMCGISITYSAITSTLLLPPQTISLCENSSNCAIPTIGAGGGSPAAPQATATQAPGGSPPAGQPGSSQAPGGNPPAGQPGASQAPGGNPPAGQPAASQAPGGSPPAGQPAASQAPGGNPPAGQPAASQAPGGNPPAGQPAASGGSNGNSPGATVSSPAGSGKPSSVSASSASRSFGFKWNELCVMGFAGAVTLFLSLVV, from the exons ATGGGTTACTGCCCCAATAGCAGAACTCGCCAACAATATCTCAG ACAGGGCTATCGATTCCCAAAGGCAGCGAGCACACTAGTACGGAAGCCGAAGACCTTCCTAAACGGACCCGTTTCTTCATCTGCACGCTACCTGCAT GGGCCGTTCTCTTCTGATTTCATTCCAAACTTGATATTGGCGGGTTGCCTCT ACTTCCGTTCCCTTGAGCAACATTCGGCATTGAAATCCTCTCCTACCATTCTTTTGGCACTTACTCGTTGCACCTCCAACTTTACCTCCCCCACAATGAGGTCCTTCCATTTTTTGCCGCTTCTTCCTTTTGCACTTGCTGCGCCCCCTCTCGTCGATCCATATCTTGAGATGTGCGGCATATCCATCACATACTCCGCCATAACGAGCACTCTTCTACTACCACCGCAAACAATCTCTCTCTGCGAGAATTCGAGCAATTGCGCCATCCCTACCATTGGTGCTGGAGGAGGCTCCCCCGCAGCTCCGCAGGCCACCGCCACCCAAGCCCCTGGGGGCAGTCCTCCTGCCGGGCAGCCTGGTTCTAGTCAAGCTCCCGGAGGCAATCCCCCTGCCGGGCAGCCTGGTGCTAGCCAAGCTCCCGGCGGTAACCCTCCCGCCGGACAGCCTGCTGCCAGTCAAGCACCCGGAGGCAGTCCACCCGCCGGACAACCCGCTGCCAGTCAAGCTCCCGGCGGTAACCCTCCCGCTGGGCAGCCCGCTGCCAGTCAAGCACCCGGGGGTAATCCCCCTGCCGGACAACCAGCTGCCTCTGGTGGTTCGAATGGCAATTCGCCAGGCGCAACAGTCTCTTCCCCGGCGGGCTCTGGTAAACCCTCCTCGGTATCGGCATCTTCCGCATCTCGGTCATTTGGTTTCAAATGGAATGAGCTTTGTGTCATGGGATTCGCCGGCGCAGTCACTCTTTTTCTGAGCCTGGTAGTCTAA
- a CDS encoding fungal specific transcription factor, which translates to MSDQFLSRRICGDFEIFALRVGETRWFRIGGGNQVSDVTGANRLQNAPRTESKTRQLSITKLPLTSPCPQSIKHPKSLLESIIAKMRRTSLLTSLMSSAAILPWPGLAREDCPTTGPAAVPTAVQPFEIVHCIPLHLSTSLSSNTVFTIAGTTVKVTNAPTVVNTDFLTTMTMTYSSAVVTNSPYNGPCVTVTANVPAGSQPTTIVIPPQSGQATGTKYICSPLESNKPWLPGSNSPNGGSFTTATAPYPGSTLTTLTIPPSGGDPTGTVLVLTPAPTPNAGSPSFNGPYTTITAPGTVLTTLTLPPSGTDGTGTQIVYVPPQTGGLVTATSTGSRPGQTGLITIPPGKPGDPTTIVTVVPPASGGVVTSTSTGTTPGQTGLITLPPGKPGDPTTVVTIVPPPTGGVVTSTSTGTSPGQTGLLTLPPGKPGDPTTVVTIVPPPTGGVVTSTSTGTQPGQTGLLTLPPGKPGDPTTVVTIVPPPPTGGVVTSTSTGTRPGQTGLLTLPPGKPGDPTTVVTIVPPPTGGIVTSTSTGTQPGQTGLLTLTPGKPGDPTTVVTIVPPPGGFVTSTSTGTQPGQTGLLTLTPGKPGDPTTVVTIVPPPTGGIVTSTSTGTRPGQTGLLTLTPGRPGDPTTVVTIVPPPGGFVTTTSTGTQPGQTGLLTLTPGRPGDPTTVVTIVPPPGGLTTVTSTGTRTGVTTLTPGRSGDPTTVVTFVPSPTGGFVTITSTGTGIGLITQTPSRPGDPTTVITIVPSPTGGFVTITSTGSSTGLITQTPGRPGDPTTVITLVPSPSGGVTTITSTGTGTGLITQTPGRPGDPTTVITIVPSPTGGFTTITSTGTGTGLITQTPGRPGDPTTVITIVPSPTGGFVTITSTGTGTGVVTQTPGRPGDPTTIVTIIPSPTGGILTLTSTSGSVTGVTTQTPGRPGDPTTVITFVPTPIPRVTLTQTGSTTGLTTLTPGRVGDPTTVITLVTGPPYVTVTSTGSSTGLFTQAPGRPGDPTTIVTIATGPPPVTVTSTGSTTGLTTIPGGPGGPPTVITFVPTPRVTTIISTASTTGLTTLPYGGDSVYTVVTFVTPSSPVTVTSTGSITGLTTLTPGPSGGPPTVVTFVTTPVPVTVTSTGSVTGLTTLTPGPSGGPPTVVTFVTTPVPVTVTSTGSTTGLTTLTPGPSGGPPTVVTFVTTPVPVTVTSTGSVTGLTTLTPGPSGGPPTVVTFVTTPVPVTVTSTGSITGLTTLTPGPSGGPPTVVTFVTTTAPIPPVTIISTGSTTGLTTVPPGPSGGPTTVITFVQRLGFITTLTSTATQTGVTTVIPTDPAGTTSVITFVQPPTGFITTVTSSATRTGATTIIPSDPAGTTSVITFVPITGGLTTITSTGTQTGATTIIPSDPAGTTSVITFVPPITGGLITLTSTGTRTGVTTIVPTDPAGTTSVITFVPITGGLTTLTSTGTQTGVTTIIPTDPAGTTSVITFVPPITGGLTTLTSTGTQTGATTIIPTDPAGTTSVITFVPPITGGLTTLTSTGTQTGVTTIIPTDPAGTTSIITFVPPITGGLTTLTSTGTQTGVTTIIPTDPAGTTSVITFVPPITGGLTTVVSTGTQTGLTTIIPTDPAGTTSVITFVTPSSTSSSSTSTTIAPGPTYSCDAGGYLIQSTTLYRLNLTTGVQTTVSTNVGPGGQINAIGYNPLDNYIYGITTVNNVNRIIRIASNGQAVLIGPDLPTGYYNVGEIDTLGRYYISVSGGAWAQIDMNPNSATFTQIIATGTSTIANGVSDWVYVPGGGDYLYSITGVDANGRFSLARWSRTTHDWSIVRTYTRINGNEVFGALYASSGNTFYGSENNSGNIYNFNVNSGQPTLVSDGPVSGVNDGARCVYTADPSILTTSTSSTMTSTTSSSTSSSTSATPTTAAPTTTDTSTTSSSTTSSSTSCVVSLTSTASAAAPAGATAQVVVPACATVMRFTVLGGGGGGGGAGASINGSIAVTPGETVLLLAGGAGTRVNAVGAAGQSQYGNGGSASNNGGGGGGASALYLGQNLLAVAGGGGGGSIVVSNNGQGAFELNYNYIGGTSNAGDKGSSYNITLPSGTVTSTSNGGAPGTQILAGAGGRWTGLGTSANGNPGSGSVGGNGIAGAGGSFNDGSGGGGGGYRGGGSGATGYYSVGSTVQRMPAGGGGGSSFVDASVSDSFQGLAASTAPDKVPPSSLKKQQDEQKVVGDYLIYRMTHLSAKCRFADETGERRKLGPLPAAAWVTSASRHFAVIGVTREPSDTYSQDASDLTSSLSFLSFFVFNLYFTLVSSPLLPTVSSSTMEARRSPFDDGPLPPIKSTACRRCHSRKVKCSGDQPCQNCRHAGKGAECTYPRRNRQVKNLLYNYSYIDGLLDEIRRLKSQVASQSASTSTCAPLDDVISTTTSTATPSQNTSYTGHREVLSTPTSANLGDNEDLSTVAAAAEDAVAAAGTAAPTTATLEVRPWFINANVFRTPILIGEVADAAFSTRFRQVISDPYAPQPRHMLRVNYAPDAELMALVKSSDVAWPTPSRSRFLVEVALKYVARRYHVVRRSAVMRDLEQSIHNPSWGDLMLRSKLWALFAIGELYSTRSIPSEKDFPGMPYFAKASRVLGVLDERPGTDSIEIMLLLSFYSLALNRRYSAFVMSGTAMRMAIVMGLHLNIPESQLRDPDLREHRKRLFWTTYIFDRIWASKLGHPTAIQDSDVGVDLPSEAENDGVAVVRTHATDFEDTAYHVASLRLAALITKTVRSIYGQRSQGEATTLSTRVQQALKDLRAWVEDLPAHLQLDNAGTGPKPISLHLSFNQVLESRTDAHLKRQSFTNACSFKCAILATRPILLHILRTKVASWPSATTTTETQQVPASAITLSEACIRCARHSIRLLTESWIDGSFATFDYFYTQYLFSALTILAASSLLQDSTSGAGTTPNDDKEAFEESVRFLSQLRDAGNFAAMEYCHHVDVMRAELDRFYAKRMGRVDAEQQQTQTQVSSTSSYGEVLPPSHGPGPEPESGPLMSSQFGPSGASGLPVRPGTGPTTAGMALTEPSLEELLAQPVLDLQFLEASFYDDLQALYWPDFSAENWDTWAST; encoded by the exons ATGTCAGACCAGTTTTTGTCGCGGCGTATTTGCGGAGACTTTGAAATTTTCGCATTGCGCGTTGGAGAAACACGCTGGTTCAGGATTGGCGGTGGAAATCAAGTTAGTGATGTGACGGGAGCCAACCGACTCCAGAACGCGCCACGTACAGAGTCGAAGA CTCGCCAGCTTTCCATTACCAAGTTGCCTCTGACATCTCCATGTCCACAATCGATCAAGCATCCAAAGTCTTTACTTGAAAGCATCATCGCCAAGATGAGGCGCACTTCGCTTCTCACCTCGTTGATGAGCTCTGCGGCCATCCTACCATGGCCTGGCTTAGCAAGAGAGGACTGTCCCACCACTGGGCCAGCAGCTGTTCCAACCGCTGTCCAGCCTTTCGAAATCGTTCATTGCATCCCGCTTCATCTCAGCACTTCTCTCTCTTCCAATACCGTTTTCACTATAGCTGGCACGACCGTCAAGGTCACCAATGCTCCAACTGTGGTTAATACCGACTTCCTGACCACGATGACTATGACGTACAGCTCTGCTGT GGTCACAAACTCTCCCTACAATGGCCCTTGTGTCACGGTTACCGCAAATGTTCCTGCAGGATCCCAGCCGACCACCATTGTCATCCCTCCTCAAAGCGGCCAAGCCACTGGCACGAAGTACATCTGCTCTCCTCTCGAGTCCAACAAGCCCTGGTTGCCAGGTTCAAACTCTCCCAACGGTGGAAGCTTCACAACAGCCACGGCCCCCTATCCGGGCTCAACCTTGACGACCTTGACCATCCCCCCCAGCGGCGGCGACCCTACCGGAACTGTCCTCGTGCTGACCCCTGCGCCTACGCCGAATGCGGGAAGTCCTTCTTTCAATGGACCCTACACGACCATCACAGCTCCCGGTACGGTGTTGACTACTTTGACGTTACCTCCCTCCGGGACCGATGGCACTGGTACCCAAATCGTCTACGTCCCACCGCAGACGGGGGGGCTGGTGACTGCCACGTCGACCGGCTCTCGGCCTGGTCAGACAGGACTCATCACCATACCCCCTGGCAAGCCCGGAGACCCGACGACGATTGTCACGGTTGTTCCTCCTGCTAGCGGTGGCGTCGTGACATCCACCTCGACCGGTACAACCCCGGGTCAGACGGGGCTGATTACTCTGCCTCCTGGAAAGCCTGGCGACCCTACCACTGTGGTCACGATTGTCCCTCCCCCAACAGGAGGCGTGGTCACTTCCACTTCGACTGGTACCAGCCCTGGTCAGACAGGTCTACTGACTCTGCCGCCCGGCAAGCCCGGGGACCCAACTACGGTTGTTACCATCGTCCCCCCTCCGACCGGCGGGGTTGTCACGTCAACGTCCACCGGCACGCAGCCTGGCCAGACTGGCCTCCTGACATTGCCTCCCGGAAAGCCTGGAGATCCTACTACCGTTGTTACTATTGTGCCGCCTCCTCCCACTGGGGGAGTGGTCACTTCCACTTCAACCGGCACCCGGCCCGGTCAGACTGGTCTGTTGACACTGCCGCCTGGAAAACCTGGCGATCCTACCACAGTCGTCACCATCGTCCCACCACCCACCGGAGGTATAGTCACTTCTACATCGACTGGTACTCAGCCCGGTCAGACTGGCCTACTCACCCTCACCCCTGGAAAGCCTGGTGATCCTACTACAGTCGTTACTATCGTACCTCCTCCCGGTGGCTTTGTTACTTCTACGTCGACTGGCACTCAGCCAGGCCAAACGGGCCTCCTCACCCTTACTCCTGGAAAGCCTGGCGATCCTACCACAGTTGTTACCATCGTCCCACCACCCACCGGAGGTATAGTCACTTCTACATCGACTGGTACTCGGCCCGGTCAAACCGGCTTATTGACCCTGACACCAGGTCGACCCGGCGATCCTACCACAGTTGTCACGATTGTGCCTCCTCCTGGTGGCTTCGTCACTACTACTTCCACTGGCACTCAGCCCGGTCAAACCGGTTTGTTGACCCTGACACCAGGCCGACCCGGCGATCCGACTACCGTGGTCACCATTGTGCCCCCTCCGGGAGGGTTGACAACTGTCACCTCAACAGGCACTCGGACTGGCGTCACAACTCTCACGCCCGGCCGCTCAGGAGATCCAACGACTGTGGTTACGTTCGTTCCATCTCCCACAGGTGGCTTCGTCACAATCACCTCAACCGGAACAGGAATTGGCCTCATCACCCAGACTCCTAGCCGCCCAGGCGACCCAACTACCGTCATCACCATTGTCCCAAGTCCTACAGGTGGCTTCGTCACCATCACATCTACTGGAAGTAGCACTGGCCTGATTACTCAGACTCCCGGTAGGCCTGGAGATCCAACTACAGTCATCACTCTGGTGCCAAGTCCTTCTGGCGGGGTGACGACCATCACCTCAACCGGAACAGGAACTGGGTTGATCACTCAGACTCCTGGACGACCTGGCGACCCGACTACAGTCATTACTATTGTGCCCTCCCCAACTGGGGGCTTCACTACAATTACCTCCACGGGAACAGGAACTGGCTTGATCACTCAAACCCCTGGCCGCCCCGGAGATCCTACCACTGTCATTACTATTGTTCCGTCTCCCACTGGAGGTTTCGTCACCATAACCTCTACCGGAACGGGTACGGGTGTCGTCACTCAGACTCCCGGCCGACCTGGTGACCCAACCACCATCGTGACTATTATCCCGAGCCCCACGGGAGGCATTCTTACACTTACGTCTACCAGTGGTTCAGTCACTGGCGTCACCACCCAGACTCCGGGTAGACCTGGGGATCCCACTACTGTCATCACTTTCGTCCCAACCCCCATTCCTCGGGTTACTCTCACTCAAACGGGGTCAACTACCGGTCTTACAACCTTGACCCCCGGAAGAGTGGGAGACCCGACTACAGTCATCACCCTTGTGACTGGCCCTCCATATGTGACCGTCACATCGACGGGATCCTCAACTGGCCTATTCACTCAGGCTCCTGGCAGACCCGGAGACCCGACTACAATTGTCACCATTGCGACTGGCCCGCCGCCCGTTACCGTGACATCCACAGGCAGCACCACCGGATTGACTACGATTCCTGGAGGACCTGGAGGACCACCAACTGTGATTACTTTTGTGCCGACACCACGTGTGACTACGATCATTTCAACAGCTAGCACGACCGGCTTGACGACTCTTCCCTACGGCGGTGACTCGGTTTACACAGTAGTGACATTTGTTACTCCCTCGTCACCGGTCACAGTCACTTCGACTGGAAGTATTACTGGTCTGACAACCCTTACTCCGGGGCCCAGTGGCGGCCCTCCCACGGTTGTCACTTTCGTTACTACACCAGTTCCAGTCACAGTCACTTCGACTGGAAGCGTCACTGGCCTAACGACTCTCACACCCGGCCCTAGCGGCGGCCCTCCCACGGTTGTCACTTTCGTTACTACACCTGTGCCAGTCACAGTCACTTCGACTGGAAGCACTACTGGCCTGACAACCCTTACTCCGGGACCTAGTGGCGGCCCTCCCACGGTAGTCACTTTCGTTACTACGCCCGTACCAGTTACAGTCACTTCGACTGGAAGCGTCACTGGCCTGACTACCCTTACGCCCGGCCCCAGCGGTGGTCCTCCTACGGTTGTAACCTTCGTCACTACGCCCGTACCAGTCACAGTTACTTCGACTGGAAGCATTACTGGCCTGACTACCCTGACTCCCGGCCCCAGTGGCGGCCCTCCGACTGTCGTGACTTTTGTCACAACCACGGCTCCGATCCCGCCGGTGACTATCATTTCGACCGGTTCTACGACCGGTTTGACCACTGTCCCACCGGGTCCCAGCGGCGGCCCTACAACAGTCATCACCTTTGTCCAGCGTCTAGGCTTCATCACCACGCTCACTTCGACAGCCACCCAGACTGGAGTAACAACTGTGATTCCTACAGACCCTGCCGGTACCACTAGTGTCATCACTTTCGTTCAGCCTCCTACAGGCTTCATCACAACAGTAACGTCCTCGGCTACACGCACTGGAGCGACCACCATCATTCCATCCGATCCCGCTGGCACCACCAGCGTCATCACCTTCGTCCCGATCACGGGCGGGCTCACAACCATCACTTCCACAGGCACACAGACGGGAGCTACCACCATCATTCCATCGGATCCCGCCGGAACTACCAGTGTCATCACTTTCGTTCCTCCGATCACGGGCGGCTTGATAACTCTTACGTCGACTGGTACCCGAACAGGAGTAACTACAATCGTTCCAACGGATCCTGCTGGAACCACCAGCGTCATCACCTTCGTTCCTATCACCGGTGGTTTGACCACTCTCACATCGACCGGCACTCAAACAGGAGTCACTACTATAATTCCAACAGATCCTGCTGGAACCACCAGTGTTATTACCTTCGTTCCTCCGATCACAGGTGGCTTGACAACTCTCACGTCAACCGGCACCCAGACGGGTGCAACTACAATCATTCCAACGGACCCTGCTGGAACTACCAGTGTTATCACTTTCGTTCCCCCCATCACGGGTGGTTTGACCACTCTCACATCGACAGGCACTCAAACGGGTGTAACTACAATCATCCCCACGGATCCCGCCGGAACTACCAGTATTATCACTTTTGTTCCCCCTATCACGGGTGGCTTGACAACTCTTACGTCGACCGGCACCCAGACGGGTGTAACTACTATTATCCCCACGGATCCCGCCGGAACCACTAGTGTCATCACCTTCGTCCCTCCGATCACTGGAGGACTTACGACGGTTGTATCTACAGGTACACAGACTGGCCTCACTACCATTATCCCCACGGATCCTGCTGGCACAACAAGCGTCATTACTTTTGTGACCCCTAGCAGCACTAGCAGCAGCTCGACCTCAACCACAATTGCCCCTGGTCCGACCTACAGCTGCGACGCTGGTGGCTACTTGATTCAGAGCACCACACTCTACCGACTAAACCTCACTACTGGGGTTCAGACCACGGTTTCTACCAATGTTGGACCTGGTGGTCAGATCAACGCGATTGGCTATAACCCCTTGGATAACTACATTTATGGTATTACTACTGTGAACAATGTGAACCGTATAATCCGCATCGCGAGCAACGGCCAAGCGGTTCTCATTGGCCCAGATCTTCCAACTGGATACTACAACGTTGGAGAGATCGACACACTCGGACGATACTACATCAGCGTTAGCGGTGGAGCCTGGGCACAAATCGATATGAACCCCAACTCGGCGACCTTCACGCAGATCATCGCCACTGGTACTAGTACTATCGCCAATGGCGTATCCGACTGGGTTTATGTACCCGGAGGTGGCGATTACCTCTACAGTATCACGGGAGTCGACGCCAACGGTCGATTCTCATTGGCGAGATGGAGTCGGACTACTCATGACTGGTCAATTGTACGGACATACACGAGGATCAATGGCAACGAAGTGTTTGGAGCGCTTTATGCCTCGAGCGGCAACACGTTCTACGGCTCCGAAAACAACAGcggaaatatttataatttcaACGTCAACTCTGGTCAGCCAACCTTGGTCTCCGATGGTCCTGTTTCGGGAGTCAACGATGGAGCTCGCTGCGTATATACAGCAGATCCATCCATTCTCACCACTTCCACAAGTTCTACCATGACCAGCACGACCTCGTCATCGACGAGCAGTTCCACTTCAGCCACCCCCACCACTGCTGCCCCGACTACAACTGACACCTCCACCACGTCCAGCTCGACGACTTCGTCCTCGACTTCTTGCGTGGTCTCCTTGACGAGCACGGCCTCGGCCGCCGCCCCGGCGGGTGCCACAGCCCAAGTAGTTGTTCCTGCCTGCGCCACTGTCATGCGATTCACCGTCCTcggtggcggcggtggcggcggtggtgctGGTGCATCGATCAACGGCTCCATCGCTGTTACCCCAGGCGAAACTGTTTTGCTGCTCGCTGGCGGCGCTGGTACGAGAGTCAATGCCGTTGGTGCTGCTGGCCAGAGTCAGTACGGTAACGGTGGATCTGCCTCCAACAATGGCGGTGGAGGTGGCGGCGCTTCCGCTCTCTACCTCGGCCAGAACCTTCTTGCGGTCGCtggcggaggcggcggcgggtcCATCGTGGTATCCAACAACGGCCAAGGAGCTTTTGAACTAAACTACAACTACATTGGCGGAACAAGTAACGCCGGTGACAAGGGTTCTTCCTACAATATCACGCTGCCGAGCGGTACCGTCACGTCCACATCCAATGGAGGAGCTCCGGGCACTCAGATTCTCGCCGGAGCCGGTGGTAGGTGGACAGGCTTGGGAACGTCGGCAAACGGAAATCCGGGAAGCGGATCCGTTGGCGGAAACGGTATTGCCGGCGCGGGCGGCAGCTTCAACGATGGctctggcggcggcggcggtggttaCCGCGGTGGAGGTAGCGGAGCCACTGGCTACTATTCGGTGGGCTCAACAGTCCAGCGTATGCCGGCCGGCGGTGGCGGTGGTTCCAGCTTCGTGGACGCCTCGGTTTCGGACTCGTTCCAAGGCCTCGCCGCTTCAACTGCCCCCG ATAAAGTCCCTCCTTCATCCTTGAAGAAGCAACAAGACGAACAAAAAGTTGTTGGTGATTACCTAATTTACAGGATGACTCATCTGTCGGCAAAATGTCGCTTTGCCGACGAGACCGGAGAGAGACGAAAGCTCGGGCCGCTGCCAGCTGCCG CCTGGGTCACCTCGGCATCCCGACATTTCGCCGTCATCGGTGTGACGAGAGAGCCCTCTGACACATACTCGCA GGATGCATCGGACTTGACCTCGTCACTTTCTTTCTTGTCTTTCTTTGTCTTCAACCTTTACTTTACTCTTGTTTCATCACCTCTTCTACCCACTGTCAG cagcagcacgaTGGAGGCTCGCAGAAGCCCCTTTGATGACGGGCCTCTCCCGCCCATCAAATCAACCGCGTGCCGCCGATGCCATTCGCGAAAAGTAAAGTGCTCCGGCGACCAGCCCTGTCAGAATTGTCGGCATGCCGGGAAGGGTGCCGAGTGCACTTATCCGCGCCGCAATAGACAGGTCAAG AATTTGTTGTACAATTACAGCTACATTGACGGTCTTCTGGATGAGATTCGCCGTCTCAAGAGCCAGGTTGCCTCTCAGAGCGCTTCGACCTCCACATGTGCGCCGCTAGATGACGTGATATCAACGACGACGTCGACAGCAACACCATCTCAAAACACCAGTTACACTGGCCACAGGGAGGTCTTGTCAACGCCAACGTCTGCAAACCTAGGCGACAATGAAGATCTCTCGACAgtggcagcggcggcggaagATGCAGTAGCGGCAGCCGGAACCGCAGCTCCAACAACGGCAACCCTCGAAGTTCGACCGTGGTTCATCAACGCCAACGTCTTCCGCACCCCGATCCTCATCGGCGAGGTCGCTGACGCCGCCTTCTCCACCCGCTTCCGCCAGGTCATCTCGGACCCCTACGCGCCGCAACCTCGCCACATGCTGCGCGTGAACTACGCTCCCGACGCCGAGCTCATGGCTCTCGTCAAGTCCTCCGACGTCGCCTGGCCCACGCCCTCGCGCTCCCGCTTCCTCGTCGAGGTCGCCCTCAAGTACGTCGCCCGGCGGTACCACGTCGTCCGCCGCAGCGCCGTCATGCGCGACCTCGAGCAGAGCATTCACAACCCCTCCTGGGGCGACCTCATGCTCCGCTCCAAGCTGTGGGCTCTCTTCGCCATCGGCGAGCTCTACTCCACAAGGTCCATCCCCTCGGAAAAGGACTTCCCCGGGATGCCCTACTTTGCCAAGGCCTCGCGCGTACTGGGTGTGCTCGACGAGCGGCCGGGCACGGATTCGATCGAGATCATGCTGCTTCTTTCCTTCTACTCGTTGGCCCTCAACCGCCGCTACAGCGCCTTCGTCATGTCCGGCACCGCGATGCGCATGGCCATCGTTATGGGCCTTCACCTCAACATCCCCGAGTCCCAGCTACGCGACCCTGATCTACGCGAGCACCGCAAGCGCCTCTTTTGGACGACGTACATCTTTGACCGCATCTGGGCCTCTAAGCTCGGCCACCCGACCGCCATCCAAGACAGCGACGTCGGCGTCGATCTGCCCTCTGAGGCGGAGAATGATGGGGTGGCAGTGGTGCGGACTCACGCGACCGACTTTGAGGATACCGCATACCACGTGGCGAGCCTGCGGCTGGCGGCCCTCATCACCAAGACGGTCCGCTCCATCTACGGCCAGCGCAGCCAGGGCGAGGCGACGACACTGTCGACGAGGGTCCAGCAGGCGCTCAAGGATCTGCGGGCCTGGGTGGAGGATTTGCCTGCCCATTTGCAGCTCGATAATGCGGGAActgggccgaagcctatttcgCTGCACTTGTCTTTTAACCAGGTATTAGAATCTCGCACAGACGCTCACCTGAAGAGACAATCCTTTACTAACGCATGCTCCTTCAAGTGCGCAATCCTAGCAACACGCCCAATTCTCCTCCACATCCTACGAACCAAAGTCGCCTCATGGCCATCCGCAACCACGACCACAGAGACTCAGCAAGTCCCCGCGAGCGCAATCACGCTATCGGAAGCCTGTATCCGCTGCGCGCGCCACTCGATTCGCTTGCTGACTGAATCGTGGATCGACGGGTCTTTTGCGACGTTTGACTATTTTTACACGCAGTACCTTTTCTCTGCGCTGACGATCCTCGCCGCGTCGAGTCTTCTCCAGGACAGCACGTCAGGGGCGGGGACAACGCCCAATGACGACAAGGAGGCCTTTGAGGAATCGGTCAGGTTCCTCTCGCAGCTGCGCGACGCGGGGAATTTCGCTGCAATGGAGTACTGTCACCACGTCGACGTGATGAGGGCTGAGCTTGATAGGTTTTATGCGAAGCGTATGGGGAGGGTGGACGCTGAGCAGCAGCAGACGCAGACGCAGGTTTCTTCTACATCTTCCTATGGCGAGGTACTGCCGCCGTCGCACGGACCCGGACCTGAACCTGAATCCGGCCCGCTAATGTCGTCGCAATTCGGTCCCAGTGGTGCAAGTGGACTTCCAGTGCGGCCGGGGACGGGGCCCACGACGGCGGGAATGGCGCTGACGGAGCCGTCGTTGGAGGAGCTCCTTGCGCAACCGGTGTTGGATCTGCAGTTTTTGGAGGCGTCGTTCTATGATGACTTGCAGGCGTTGTATTGGCCTGATTTTAGCGCGGAGAATTGGGATACGTGGGCTTCTACCTGA